AAACCTATATTTGCAGCCTAAATTTTAAAAAACAATGAAAGAACTCATCGAAAAAATCAACGCGGAATTTGAAGCTTTCACCAACGAAGCAAACCAACAGACAGAAAAAGGAAACAAGGCAGCAGGGACAAGAGCCCGTAAATCAGCTTTAGAACTGAGCAAGCTGTTCAAGGATTTCAGAAAAGTTTCTGTTGAAGAATCTAAAAAATAATTATTCTCAAAACCGGCTTTCTTAGCTGGTTTTTTTATTTTCATTATCACGTAATATAAGGAAGTATAAAAAGTCCGGGAACCTCCTTCAGTGTCCGGGAATGTATGGCAATCTGAAAACGGAAATCAGGTAATAATCTCACAGATCTGTTACGACATTACATATTGATAAAAAGATTTTACATACACAACGTCCAGCCTGGCTCACTCAATAAGCTGCTCATTGTTTTCAGGCTGTTGCGTATCAAGTAAACTTCTGATTTCATTTATTTTGCTTTCTTTTACAATATAGGTTTTGCAGATTTTGTTATTCAGGTGCATGCTGAAATTCATCTGCGGCCCTTTTCTCCAGCCCATGGTAACCGTT
The sequence above is a segment of the Chryseobacterium sp. JJR-5R genome. Coding sequences within it:
- a CDS encoding histone H1 translates to MKELIEKINAEFEAFTNEANQQTEKGNKAAGTRARKSALELSKLFKDFRKVSVEESKK